The Gammaproteobacteria bacterium genome has a segment encoding these proteins:
- a CDS encoding ABC transporter ATP-binding protein: protein MSTLLEIVDLHIGVDDRLLVQGLTLSAPPGAMIALLGPNGVGKTLTLHTLAGLRPATAGAVRVRGDDVRLLGQRERARRIGLLLQEHDDPFPTTVIETALMGRHARLGLWQWETAEDHAAAVAALAQMDLTGTENRLAGTLSGGERRRLGMATLLVQDADVLLLDEPLNHLDPGHQFAVIAVLRRLAAEGKTIIASLHDPALAVRDFGNALILYGDGRWQSGPSETLLDGTTLSGLYGVPFQRYHGENGSVMLPTPGHAAVAVPGNVTPLRRRPPSGHGAR from the coding sequence GTGTCCACGCTCCTCGAAATCGTCGACCTGCACATCGGAGTGGATGACCGCCTGCTCGTGCAGGGCCTCACGCTCTCGGCACCGCCTGGCGCCATGATCGCTCTGCTCGGGCCCAATGGGGTCGGCAAGACGCTGACACTGCACACGCTGGCCGGCCTGCGGCCCGCCACGGCAGGCGCGGTGCGCGTGCGTGGGGACGACGTCCGGCTGCTTGGCCAGCGCGAACGGGCGCGGCGTATCGGGCTGCTGCTGCAGGAGCACGACGATCCGTTTCCGACGACGGTCATCGAGACGGCGCTCATGGGCCGGCACGCGCGCCTCGGGCTGTGGCAGTGGGAAACGGCCGAGGATCACGCGGCGGCGGTGGCGGCACTCGCGCAGATGGACCTCACCGGGACTGAAAATCGGCTGGCCGGCACGCTGTCGGGAGGTGAACGCCGTCGCCTGGGCATGGCCACGCTGCTCGTGCAGGATGCCGATGTGCTCCTTCTCGACGAGCCGCTGAATCATCTCGACCCCGGCCACCAGTTCGCGGTCATTGCCGTGTTGCGCCGCCTGGCGGCTGAAGGCAAGACCATCATCGCGAGCCTGCACGACCCGGCACTGGCCGTGCGCGATTTCGGCAATGCGCTCATCCTGTATGGCGACGGCCGCTGGCAGTCTGGACCGAGCGAGACGCTACTGGACGGCACAACACTCAGCGGACTCTACGGCGTGCCATTCCAGCGGTATCACGGCGAGAACGGCTCCGTCATGCTGCCGACACCGGGCCATGCTGCCGTTGCCGTCCCGGGCAACGTGACGCCACTGCGCCGCAGGCCGCCATCCGGGCACGGCGCACGCTGA